The Blattabacterium sp. (Cryptocercus kyebangensis) region GATGTTACAACACTATCTATAGTTTCCGTTTTCACGGAAAATCTTGATTTTTCGAATTTTCCAAAAATAGAAAGAATAAATTTTTTAAAAAAAATCCTGCTACCAACTATAAGAAGAAATTTTCTTATTTCTGGTTGAAATAGAATAATTAAAGCTAAGAACCCTCCTTTGAAAAAAATGCTTATAACTATGCTAAGGAGTTTCATTTTATACGCTTCTACTATTTTCCAGAAGACAAAAGTTGCAATAATTCCGTAAAAAATATTTAAAGCAGCTGTATTATAAACAAGTCTATATACCTGGAATAAAATAATAGCTACTAGAAAAATATCTAAAATATCAATGAAAGAAATTTTCAAAAAATATAAAAATGAAAAAAAGGAATTATGATAATATAAATTTATTAATAAAAACTTAGAAAATTTTTCTATAATATTGTACCAATTTTATACATTCTACGGCTTCTTTTACATCATGAACACGTAACAATTTTATTTTTTTTAAAAGAGCTAATGTATGAATGATAGAAGTCGCATTTAGAGATTTTTCAGAAGAAATATTAAGAATATTGTGAATCATAGATTTTCTAGAAATTCCTCCTAAAATTAAATGATCCCCAAATCCTAGTAAAGATAAATGTTTTAATAATTGGAAATTTTGTTTTACAGTTTTTCCAAAACCAAATCCAGGATCTAAAATGATATCATTAATTCCATATTTTTTCAATAGAAAAATTTTTTTAGCAAAAAAATTATTTATTTCTATAATTGTATTATAATAATATGGATTTTTTTGCATATTCTCTGGAATTCCCTTCATGTGATTTAATATATATGGGATTTTAAGTTTCGATAATAAGGAGAACATTTTTGGATCTAGCATACCTCCAGATATGTCATTTATCATTATGGCCCCTTCTTCTACAGCTATTCTTGCTATTTCACTTCGAAAAGTATCTATAGATATTCTAACATTTGGAAATTTTTTTATTATAGAACGAATGGGTTGTATAATACGTTTTATTTCTTCTTTTTCTGTTGGATATTTGGATCCTGGACGAGTAGAACAACCCCCAATATCTATGAAATCAGATCCTTCATTTAATAGATTTTCTACATGTTTTAATATACTGAATTCAGAATGAAACTTACCTCCATCATAAAAAGAGTCAGGGGTTAAATTAACTATTCCCATAACTTTTGGTTCTTTAAACGAGAATAAAGTTCCTGCACAATTAATTGTCATTAAAAAACTATTTTTAATTCATTTTTAAAATTAAATGAGATGAATCATATTTCCATTGATTTTATCATAAAAGAATGTAAAAAATTATTTAAAAAAAAATTAAAAGATTATGATTTATCGTGGAGAATCATAAAAATATATTCTATGATAGATCAAATTTTTATTAAAGTACTTCGTATACACAATATTCAAAAAAGAGGATATCAAAAAGTGAAAGAAGAAAATGTGATAGATACATATATAGATGTTATAAATTATATTATCATTACTCTAATAAAATTAAATACTTCTCATAATTTTGAAAAAAATATTTCTCATTCTAAGATTATTTGTCTTTATATTCAACAATTTAATAAAATTAAAAATTGGAAAAAAAATATAGAATTATATAAGAAAAAAATGGAGACCCCTTCAATAGAAAAAATATTAGGATATATTTTCTATTTGAAAAAAAAAAAAGAAAAAATTTTATCTAAAAAATTGGAAATAATTTGTTTAAAAATTTTAAAAATAACAATCCTTTTATTAAGAAAGGATATGAGAAAAAATAAATGAAATTTTTTTTATATTATAAAAAATTCATCTTAGATTAGAAGAAACTGAAAAATGAAAAAAAAAGTTATAATTGCAAATTGGAAAATGAATCACGATTTCTATGAAACTACTTCTTATCTTAGAAACTTATTAAAAATAATTTATGAAAATAAGATTCATCACAAAAAAAAAATAATTATTGCTCCATCTTTTCCTTTTTTA contains the following coding sequences:
- the folP gene encoding dihydropteroate synthase, producing MTINCAGTLFSFKEPKVMGIVNLTPDSFYDGGKFHSEFSILKHVENLLNEGSDFIDIGGCSTRPGSKYPTEKEEIKRIIQPIRSIIKKFPNVRISIDTFRSEIARIAVEEGAIMINDISGGMLDPKMFSLLSKLKIPYILNHMKGIPENMQKNPYYYNTIIEINNFFAKKIFLLKKYGINDIILDPGFGFGKTVKQNFQLLKHLSLLGFGDHLILGGISRKSMIHNILNISSEKSLNATSIIHTLALLKKIKLLRVHDVKEAVECIKLVQYYRKIF
- a CDS encoding DUF1599 domain-containing protein, whose protein sequence is MNHISIDFIIKECKKLFKKKLKDYDLSWRIIKIYSMIDQIFIKVLRIHNIQKRGYQKVKEENVIDTYIDVINYIIITLIKLNTSHNFEKNISHSKIICLYIQQFNKIKNWKKNIELYKKKMETPSIEKILGYIFYLKKKKEKILSKKLEIICLKILKITILLLRKDMRKNK